In Phaseolus vulgaris cultivar G19833 chromosome 10, P. vulgaris v2.0, whole genome shotgun sequence, a single genomic region encodes these proteins:
- the LOC137817822 gene encoding uncharacterized protein → MALSWVVSVPGSHSSGVDTSRVRISPTSARTYGLEATFLFQQWTLSADGIILEGPNGVLIEQALRFAFKANNNQAEYEALIAGMLLAKEMGAQSLLAKSDSQLVTGQVTGGYQAKDPQMAAYLRYVEMLKRAFTAFELVLVPREQNARADLLAKLASSGKGGRQRTVIQETLKTPRKFFADNRVDVLHVSTARGNPRNHHSLSQDTARAPCISTYVASPDEERGVQVPPEELRSIYSPWPFHTWGINILGPFPLAIRQMKYLIVALEYFTKWIEAESVAQITAQKVQHFVWKNIVCRFGVPRHLISDNDTQFASQQLGKLCTEVGIKQVFALVEHPQTNGQVESANRVLLRALKRRLEKAKGAWAEEVPRIVWAYHTTPQSSTMETPFSLVYGSDAMIPVEIHESSPRFLGFVAEESNKEMRVKLDLIDEAREEAKIKAEAVKRRVERQYSSKVKLRQFQVGDLVMGKTHPYELENKLSPKWTGPFRITKAKGNGSYKLETLEGGPIPRSWNATNLKFYFC, encoded by the exons atggccctctcatgggtcgtatctgtaccAGGGTCTCacagcagtggcgtggatacttcacgagtcagaatATCCCCTACTAGTGCTAGAacctatggccttgaagccacctttctcttccaACAGTGGACACTCTCGGCAGATGGAATtatcttggaaggacccaatGGAGTATTGATCGAGCAGGCTTTACGCTTCGCTTTTAAGGCAAacaacaaccaggcggagtacgaagcACTGATTGCTGGGATGCTcttggctaaagaaatgggtgctcagagcctcttggcaaagagtgactcacaattggtcacggggcaagtaacggGAGGATATCAAGCGaaggatccacagatggccGCGTACCTAAGGTATGTCGAGATGTTGAAGAGAGCCTTCACTGCGTTTGAGTTGGTGCTCGTCCccagggagcaaaatgccagagctgacctgctcgccaagctggccagctcaggcaaggggggaaggcagaggactgtcatccAAGAGACCCTGAAAACGCCGCGAAAGTTTTTTGCAGACAATAGGGTAGATGTTCTTCATGTCAGCACAGCAAGAGGAAACCCACGTAACCATCACTCCCTGAGTCAAGACACGGCGAGGGCACCCTGCATAAGTACTTACGTAGCCTCGCCAGATGAAGAAAGGGGCGTACAG GTGCCGCCAGAGGAactgagatccatatacagcccatggcctttccatacttgggggattaacatcctaggtccattcccattggcgataagacagatgaagtacttgatcgttgccctcgaatacttcaccaagtggatagaggccgaaTCAGTAGCACAGATCACCGCGCaaaaggtacaacactttgtttggaagaacatcgtctgtCGTTTCGGGGTACCAAGGCACCTTATTTCAGACAACGACACCCAGTTCGCAAGCCAACAATTGGGGAAGCTATGCACggaagtaggaatcaagcaggtgtttgcgttagtcgaacaccctcagacgaatgggcaggtcgagtcagcaaacagagttttgttgaGAGCTTTGAAGCGCAGGttagagaaggctaaaggggcatgggctgaggaggtgccaaggatcgtatgggcttaccacaccacgcctcaatcttccaccatggagacacctttcagcttagtgtatggcTCGGACGCCATGATCCCGGTGGAAATCCACGAGAGCTCGCCCCGCTTCCTAGGCTTCGTGGCAGaagaatccaacaaagaaatGAGGGTGAAACTGGACCTAATAGATGAAGCTAGAGAAGAGGCGAAAATCAAGGCAgaggctgtgaagagaagagtggagcggcagTATAGCTCCAAAGTGAAGCTGCGACAATTCCAGGTTGGTGATTTGGTCATGGGGAAGACTCACCCTTACGAGCTAGAAAAtaaattgtctcccaagtggaccggaccgttcagaataaccaaAGCCAAAGGGAATGGTTCGTATAAACTAGAAACTTTAGAAGGgggccccatcccacgtagttggaatgcgacaaatttaaaattttatttctgtTGA